ATCGAGACCAGCGTCATGGGCGGGAAATGCCGGGAATCAAGGTGCGGGAGCGCCGAAAAGGCGCTGCTATCGCCCTCTTGAACGCTGTTTCACCCCACCCATATCATTTTCGTGCAGGCCGCTACCAGTGCTTCGGGAACCCGAGCATCAGGCTGCACACAGACTAAAGCCCGGCCCGATTGGCGGGCGGGTTACCAGATCAGTCGCTCAATGGAGGACTCACCATGCGTACCTACGACCTCACCCCCTTCTACCGTTCCACCGTCGGCTTCGACCGTCTCTTCAATCTGCTCGACCAGACGACTTCGGACGGCAGCCCCGGCTATCCCCCCTACAATATCGAGCGCACAGGCGAGAACGCCTACCGCATCACCGTTGCGGTCTCCGGCTTCTCCAAGGACGAGCTCTCCATCGTCGCGAAGGAAAACACGCTGACGATCAAGGGCGAGAAAGTCGCCAATGAGAACAGCAAGTCCGAAGTGCTCTATCGCGGCATCGCCGCACGCGCCTTCGAGCGCGCCTTCCAGCTTGCCGATTTCGTGCAGGTGAGGGACGCCTCGCTCGAGAACGGCCTGCTCCATGTCGACCTCGTGCGCGAAATCCCTGAGGCCAAGAAGCCGCGCCAGATCGCGATCAACACCAGTGCGCAGGCCGCGCAGGTGATCGAGGGCGAGAAGGCCGCCGCCTGAGGCGTCCATCACATTCGACTTTCAAGTTGCGAAAACGCCCCGGTGCCCCGGGGCGTTTTTGTTTGTCTTGTTTGCACTGCATCACAGAGCGGTGAAGAGGCGTAACGAGGCCGCGGCGCGATCCGTCTTTCCTGGCATCGGACCAAGACAGACGGAGAATGACCATGAGAGTTTGGCGCACCCTGTTACTCGCAGCGAGCCTGCTGGCCGCGCCCATCACCCTCGCCCACGCGCAGTCCACCCCACCGGTGAAGGCAAAGAATGTCGTGCTGGTGCATGGCGCCTGGGCTGATGGGTCGAGCTGGTCCGAGGTCATCCCGATCCTGCAGGCGGCAGGCTTGCACGTCACGGCCGTGCAGAACCCGCTTACGTCGCTCTCCGAATCCGTCGAGGCCACCAAGCATGCGCTGTCCGAACAGGATGGCCCAACCGTGCTGGTCGCGCATTCCTGGGGCGGCACCGTCATCAGCCAGGTCGGCACCGATCCGAAGGTCACCGGTCTCGTCTACATCGCCGCGCGTGCACCCGATGCGAACGAGGATTTCGTGGCGCTGTCGAAGCAATTCCCGACCGGCCCGGTGCGCGCCGGCATTGTCGAGCGCGACGGCTTCACGAAACTCTCCGAGGACGCGTTCCTGAAATATTTCGCCAATGGCGTCGCGCCGGAGAAGGCCAAGGAGCTCTACGCCGTGCAATGGCCAACGGCCGCCTCGATCTTCGCCGGCCGCACCACCGACGCCGCGTGGCATGCGAAGCCCAGCTGGTATGCGGTGTCGAAGAACGACGACACCATCAACCCCGACCTGCAACGTTTCCTTGCGAAGCGCATGCACGCGACCACCGTCGAGCTCGATGCCGGCCACCTGTCGCTGGTATCGCGTCCGAAGGAGGTGGCGAATCTGATCCTGCAGGCGGCGGGCTACGGGCCGAGCTGAGCGGAGATTCGGCCGATGCAAAAGGCGCCCGGAGCGATCTGGGCGCCTTTGCTTTGCTCGGCTTCAAACGCCCCGCATCCGCGGGCTTTTACTCCAGCCCCTGTGCAGCCGGCATGTCCTGGGTCGGCAGGATCGTCGGTGCAGGCTTGGCCTGGCCGACGCTTGGAGCGGCGGCTTGCGGCGCTGCCTCGGCGGGCTTGGGCTGTACGGCAGCTGCCTGCTGCGAGGGCTGAGCCTGCGCGGGTTGGGCCTGCGGCGCTTGCGCCTGCTGCGGCTCCGGCGAAGCCGGCTTGGCGGCGGCCGCCGGCGTCTCGCCGCGCGGCGGGGCCGCCTTCGGAACCGGGATGGAGCGGCTTGCGACATGCGGGATTGGAGCCGGCGGCCGCGGCGCGGCACTGCGGATCACGGTCGGCGGCGGCAGCGCGCCTTGCGGCCCGTAAGGGGCTACCGCACCTTCGTCATAGGCCGGACCCATGCCGAAGCCGGGGCCGAAAGCCGGCACGAAGCGCAGGATCCGTCCGTCACGAGCATCGATCACGAGCCGGCCGTCGTCGCCGCGGCGGTCGATCACCGCGATGGTGTAGACAAGGCCACGCAGACGCGGGATGCCGAGCGGCGAGAAGCCGTTTTCGCGCAGCACGGCGTAGACCTCGGTTGCCGGCAACAGCGCCGGCGTGGGCGCACGCTCGTAGCCATAACCGTAACCGTAGGGACGTGGCGGCGGGGCTTCCGGCGGACCATAGGGTCGTCCGTCGAAATCCGAGACGGCCGTGGCGGGCCCGCGCAGAGCTCCGTTCGCCAGCACCTGCGCGTCGGCAGCAGATACCGCCAGCGCACATGCGGCGGCAGCCACCCATCCTGTGAACAACTTCATGGTCGAAACGCTCCTGTCAGGCCCCCGGACGGCATGCGCTCTTTCGCTTGCTACGGCACGGCGCGCCTTTCGAAGGGCTGATCCGAAGCTTCCCTCGGGATTCCGACGGCCTCAGGGCCGGATCGCGGCGCGTTTGCCTCAAATCCGGGGCGGACCGGATGCGGGAAAGCGCGTGATTGACACCTTGGGAATCGGGACTTTTGCGTGCTTGTGTGCTAGACAAAATTTTGGCAAGGTGATGGTTAGGACAGGAAAGCTGTCTCAATTTTGCTTGTGATCCCGGCACAGGGATTGCAACGAAAAACGGCGCTCTCGAGCGCCAAGAAGCTGCAGGCTAAAGCCGTTCTCGGGGACGTGGAACGCCCAGGCCTGAATTTAAGAAAATGCGGCTCGCAACGGACGAGCGGTGGCCCAAAGAGCGGGTGCCGTGGAACGCCCAAGGTGCGCCGAAGATGGCGGTGAGGCAGCTTGCCGCATGGAGAGGACAGGAACAATGAACGGGTCGCAATTCGAGCGCGCAAACATCGTGGCAGAAGAACTGTCGGCGACGGTCGCCTCGAAAACGACCGATCGCGAGCACACGTTCCGT
This region of Bradyrhizobium sp. CCGUVB1N3 genomic DNA includes:
- a CDS encoding Hsp20 family protein, producing the protein MRTYDLTPFYRSTVGFDRLFNLLDQTTSDGSPGYPPYNIERTGENAYRITVAVSGFSKDELSIVAKENTLTIKGEKVANENSKSEVLYRGIAARAFERAFQLADFVQVRDASLENGLLHVDLVREIPEAKKPRQIAINTSAQAAQVIEGEKAAA
- a CDS encoding alpha/beta fold hydrolase, whose amino-acid sequence is MRVWRTLLLAASLLAAPITLAHAQSTPPVKAKNVVLVHGAWADGSSWSEVIPILQAAGLHVTAVQNPLTSLSESVEATKHALSEQDGPTVLVAHSWGGTVISQVGTDPKVTGLVYIAARAPDANEDFVALSKQFPTGPVRAGIVERDGFTKLSEDAFLKYFANGVAPEKAKELYAVQWPTAASIFAGRTTDAAWHAKPSWYAVSKNDDTINPDLQRFLAKRMHATTVELDAGHLSLVSRPKEVANLILQAAGYGPS